A DNA window from Daucus carota subsp. sativus chromosome 3, DH1 v3.0, whole genome shotgun sequence contains the following coding sequences:
- the LOC108211935 gene encoding uncharacterized membrane protein At3g27390-like, translating into MNLSYSYWTYICYCIFFPPIFSFLFVLGIIKGSIFSPFVFLVIAFGDAGVVVGLWPLHLFWSIYCLIRTNKFGLYMKILLICLVPIPIAMWTILGVGGSAIMGVGYGFVWPVMETFRAISKKDLPFHTRLSKCFMDGTWSQVQGACTIVRDFADFSFHTYFSFMDDLLDSKGERPIELKVLQLPGCLLVSVLGIVVNIPLISLITLYKGPILLFKGWQQLIRDLIGREGPFLETVCVPFAGLWILLWPVIVFFAIIAGILSSVLIGSYSAVVAYQENSTLRGLKFVVAAASVYDEYTNDLLYLREGSCFPRPQYRERVDSATSVLPGLRLRQQIESVYADEPLINSSANMQKLTVAVIWDDFFKACESIGKELLNTGAIHSDDIEGWKKSKNKIVNIGIPAYAFLDCFLRSIKKESTGFLLRNNVEITSVNRPEGRILDWLYDPMSVMKKQIKNLNLQESEELYFYKLCLYGGDKARVEYWLNGGIAPQDEIRRAQLEGISRRLQGFCLTISRLPTSRRRFDEVVKAIEQSKHTEGYGVADNDVEANL; encoded by the exons ATGAACCTCTCATATTCGTACTGGACTTATATCTGCTATTGCATCTTCTTCCCTCccattttctcttttctttttgttcttggtatcatcaaag GTTCTATATTCAGTCCTTTTGTGTTTCTTGTCATTGCTTTTGGAgatgctggagttgttgttgggcTGTGGCCCCTCCATTTATTTTGGAGCATCTACTGCCTTATAAG AACAAACAAATTTGGTCTTTACATGAAAATACTACTAATTTGCTTAGTTCCGATCCCAATAGCAATGTGGACAATTCTTGGGGTTGGTGGAAGCGCGATCATGGGAGTTGGATATGGTTTTGTCTGGCCTGTTATGGAGACATTCAGGGCCATCAGCAAGAAAGACTTACCATTTCATACGAGGTTGAGTAAATGTTTCATG GATGGCACTTGGTCTCAAGTTCAGGGTGCCTGCACCATCGTACGCGATTTTGCTGATTTTTCCTTCCACACATACTTCTCGTTCATGGATGACCTGCTCGATTCCAAGGGGGAGAGACCTATTGAACTCAA GGTTTTGCAGTTGCCTGGATGCCTTTTGGTTTCAGTTCTTGGGATTGTGGTTAATATACCTCTGATCTCTTTAATAACTTTGTATAAAGGTCCAATCCTGCTGTTCAAAGGATGGCAGCAATTGATACGTGATCTTATAGGGAGGGAAGGTCCATTTCTGGAAACTGTTTGTGTTCCCTTCGCTGGGCTTTGGATTTTGCTGTGGCCTGTCATAGTGTTCTTTGCCATTATCGCCGGAATATTATCGAGTGTCCTTATCGGAAGTTATTCTGCAGTTGTTGCATATCAG GAGAATTCTACTTTAAGGGGCTTAAAGTTTGTAGTTGCTGCAGCATCTGTGTATGATGAATATACAAATGATTTACTTTACCTACGTGAAGGCTCCTGCTTTCCAAG GCCTCAATATCGTGAGCGGGTTGATTCAGCTACTTCAGTGCTTCCCGGTCTGAGATTGCGACAACAGATAGAATCTGTTTATGCTGATGAACCTTTGATAAATTCTTCTGCGAACATGCAGAAGCTAACGGTTGCTGTG ATATGGGATGATTTCTTCAAAGCATGTGAGAGTATTGGGAAGGAGCTGCTTAATACTGGAGCCATTCATAGTGATGATATTGAGGGATGGAAAAAGTCAAAGAACAAGATAGTTAATATCGGGATTCCTGCATATGCATTTCTTGACTGCTTTCTCCGATCTATAAAGAAAGAATCTACTGGCTTTCTCTTAC GAAATAATGTTGAAATTACCAGCGTAAATAGACCGGAAGGAAGGATTTTGGACTGGCTTTATGACCCTATGAGTGTCATGAAGAAGCAAATCAAGAATCTTAATCTACAAGAGTCAGAGGAGTTATATTTCTACAAGCTCTGTTTATATGGTGGCGACAAGGCAAGAGTTGAATATTGGCTGAATGGTGGCATAGCTCCTCAAGACGAGATTAGAAGAGCTCAGTTGGAGGGTATAAGTAGGAG GTTACAAGGGTTTTGTCTGACAATATCAAGGCTGCCAACATCTCGTCGTAGGTTCGATGAAGTAGTGAAAGCAATAGAGCAATCAAAACATACAGAAGGCTATGGTGTAGCAGATAATGATGTAGAAGCTAATCTTTAG
- the LOC108212548 gene encoding B3 domain-containing protein Os03g0212300 has product MIPPKFVRLHRGTLPRKCLLKASHTQYSWPVRVKQMNNFLYFKKGWGKFAQFHSLKSRDLLVFRYDQDSVFSVDMFDESCCSKKLVTTSQNEKPRTKSSPAIESSKFKTFVNHKKPGGLIAAEELMASSEFPKFILVMQPIYVKSGGYMHVPQEFANMHLEESPRELKIEVGDKTWSIGIVKDRRSRRLTKGWCPFVRENGLKLGDVCVFQLTNAQDFTLKLSIFSSTT; this is encoded by the exons ATGATACCACCCAAGTTCGTTAGACTTCATCGCGGAACTTTGCCTAGAAAATGCTTGTTAAAGGCAAGTCATACACAATATTCATGGCCTGTAAGAGTGAAGCagatgaacaattttttgtatttCAAGAAGGGTTGGGGAAAGTTTGCCCAATTTCATTCGTTAAAATCTCGTGACTTGCTAGTGTTCCGGTATGATCAAGATTCCGTGTTTTCCGTGGACATGTTTGATGAGTCTTGCTGTTCCAAGAAACTTGTTACTACCTCTCAGAATGAAAAACCCAGGACGAAATCTTCTCCAGCTATAGAATCCA GCAAATTTAAGACATTCGTCAATCATAAGAAACCAGGTGGCCTTATAGCAGCAGAAGAGCTTATGGCAAGCTCAGAGTTCCCCAAATTCATCTTGGTTATGCAACCAATTTACGTAAAATCTGGTGGCTATATG CATGTTCCACAAGAGTTTGCAAATATGCATCTAGAAGAAAGCCCAAGGGAATTGAAGATTGAGGTCGGAGATAAGACATGGAGCATTGGAATAGTGAAGGACCGACGTTCACGAAGGCTGACTAAGGGTTGGTGTCCATTTGTTAGAGAAAATGGTCTGAAACTGGGGGATGTATGCGTTTTCCAACTCACAAATGCTCAAGATTTTACCCTCAAACTTTCAATTTTTAGCAGCACCACTTAA